The genomic stretch GTCATTCAAGTCATCATTGGCAGCACTGGGAACACTGAAACAACTTTCGTCGCTTGCTTCTTTATGCCACCACGGAATGCCCTTATCAAAGTACGGGCAAGTTAATTCTCGGAATGGTAATGTAGTAGTGATTGATTACCTGGTCATCGCACCATCTGAATGCAAATTTGTATCTTACAACGCGGCCGCTCTCGTTATTTGACGGTTGGTATTCAGCTGATTGCATTAATTTAGAACGGTGCAAGTTCAAGTAGCGAATTCGCGCTTACCCCAAGCGTCCGAAATCGTGTAAAATCCAAGAACAGCATACGAGacattttttgctttgaGATCATAAGGGAAAAGAGCATATCTTTCGTCCACTAATAGTACGAGTGGTCGATTATTTTGATAAGTATTCCAGAGCGCACGAACTGATTTATCTTGCGCCAATTGGTCAGTGGCTGGCTGAGACGATAGTTGTCCTTGCTTGGAGTGGATACTTTCAGCCTTACCACCTCTGTACAAGCAATGAGAACAGGAAAAAAAGATGgataaaagaaagaagacaGACCCGTGGGAAATGATTAAACGACCACCGTGCGCAAAGGTATCACGTCTGGATGATATGCTGCATTTCAGCAAATCGAAAATATGTGGATATTTCACGGATCGCACCTGGCAGGAAACCCCCCCAAAAGATATCCTTTGGCCACATTATGAGCATGGTAGACACCACCTTGATAGCTGCGAAACCAGTCGAATGATTCGCAGATCTCTTGCCGAGACTATTGAAAGCATTAGTTGTAGTCTGTATTTGAAGCCGAGTAAGCTAACCTCGGCCCAAAGGGGGGGCAAAAATTGCAATGGAGTTTTGGGAAACCTGCAAAGGGTATCGATAACGTCGTCCTGTTCATTCTCCACATCTTCTGCTTCCAAATAGGTTAAATCAGCAGGAAGGTTCATGTCATCATCAAAAGGCATGATTGAAGTATTCTCGTCGTCCATACCCACTTCTCTGAGGTATATGGGAAAAGGCTTTGAGGAAAAACCAGCATCTGGTTGTTGTAATTCTTCTTCGAGTATTTCGACGTGTTGATTTACGTGGTATGCAGAGGTAGAAGGGCATTCGGATGCCATAGAGTTAGATTGCACAGCATTTGATTCAAGCACAGCTGTGGAGGCTTCAGCTACTGTATGTTCAGAATTTACTGAAGAGACGGAGTGTGGAACCAAACTTGTCGTCATATCGCCTTGACAAGTCGCCGAATGTTGAATTCCAGCAGGCGTTGGAACTGTTACTTCCATCAGTGGCAAAGTTCGAACCGGAAGATCAACCTTGTTCGTTTGAATATCTAACGACTGGAAGAAATCTAATTTGTCTGACTGTTTGGAACGTTCGGATTGTCGGTCAAACAAAAGGGCATCACTATCCCTCTCCTGCGAAGTAATAGGAACATTGTCCGATTTGAATCGTTGATTTATTGCGCTTCCCGTCACGGAAGCAGATATCTTGCGAAAGCgattttttgtttgctttttCTTGGTGAAAGATTTCGCGTCGACCACTGAAGATGGTACCGATAGATGAATGGTATTATCCATTTTCTTGCGATGGCTTTTCGCTGAATGAAAATTAAAGCCATCATTTATGGGCTTTCCGTTGACTGACGTAGATTGCTCCCCTTTCTGTGTAGCAGATTCAACGGGGAGGGACGAGGAATCCAATTTGATCCGATATTGCTTCATATTCGACTCCGAggatttttttcttttcctacTTAATGCACCAGATATTTGAGAGGATCGCAGATCgcattcttttttcttcctggGTCGTGAATTTGAAGCCGGGCCCCCCGTTGCATTTTGAGTATTGGACGACAGCAACGTAACAGACATACAAGTGTTCATATCCTTTGATTCAATCTCCCTGATTCGGGGAGACCGTCTAGGTTCTTGCCACTCGTGCAACTTAGAGTCCGTATTCGTGGTCACCTTGGCACCCTTTACCCTCCAGGTGGCACCGTCAGTCTGTGTTTCGTCAGCATCCATGATAGCCTCGTGTAATACAACGTCCTTGGTATCGCCTGCTATACTGTTATCAAGAGGGACTAACTTCGGTACAGAGCCTGTGCCTTTTGTTTGCTGATCATTGGAAAAGAGTGAGGTATTatcaagatttttgactcttTGATTATCCATTGTCAAAATATTTGGCGTGGAAGACTGATGTAGATCTTGACTCAAGTCCTGGTTGGCCTTCCGAGGTCGTAATTTGCGAACATATAATAAAGACGGTGCTGCATGCACTGGAACCCATTTCTTCTTTACCGAGCCGGCGGAAATTTTGCTGGTCCCGCCATCGGCATCACAGACAGTGCGTAATCGTTTTGAAGGATGAACTGATGTAACGCTAGATTCAATATTATTGATAGACGACGGGTTGGTAGTCCAAAATTTTCGTTTATTTTGGGAGGAATATAGCCTTTCACTGCGGTGGTATGTTGGACTCGATGAACTCTTGGGTGGTACAGTTGACGAAGTTTCCATCACAGAACCGGTCGATCGTCGAGGGTCACTTGTCAGCGCCACAAGGTTGTGTGGATTCTTATACTTGGGCACAGGCGCACTTCCACATCTGACGGTATCTGATTTGGTGTGAATGTTTTTGTTAGATTTCAATGATACCATGACGTGTGAAGGTGCCGCGTTGGCTGATAGTGATCCCGGACGTTTTGCCTGGGCTTTATCCGAAGCTACTTTCGAACCCTTCTGAATCACACATCCTGTTCTGAAGCGCCATTTCCTTCTAGTCCGTTCCTCGTCAAGAAACCTCCTAGCATGATGAAATCCTTTACTGCGATTAATCCAATGAAATTCAATGAAAAAGCGTGCCGATGCGTTATTTGCCAAAATAGTTTGTCCATTGGGGCCATTATTCGCAGGAAAGGACAATTCTAGCCAAGCGTTAACGGCATCGAGCTTATGGTTTGTGTCACTACAGGCAGAGAAGTAGTAACAATGCACACATACGTTGTTTCTGATCAAATCTTGAGCACATCTGTCAATGTCGTCAGCACTTATGTTGTTGGCACCGGAAATAATCTGTTTCTCAAATAGAGATCGAAGTGGTTCTTGGTTAGCAATGCTCTTGTCGTAAATGTCTATGGGGTTCCTCATTGGATTGGAAATTTGAAAGTAATATTCTATCAAAGGTGATCCAGGAAAAAGTTGCGCTAAGCCAACTGACACTTTACATGCAGTGAGAAATAAGCAGGAACTCTTGTGGGGCTTGACTAAAAACCAACTTGAGTAAGTTTGCTGACAGCAAGATTTGCAATGACATACCCTTGTTCCTTCCTCATTTGTTCATCTCATTTGCTCCCACCGACAAAAAATTGAATgttaaagaaaaaaataagagaTGAAAGTGGAGGTTCCGAACAAAGGTCTTGGTTTTTCCAAGGACAATGATCAATTTCGGGACACGTGATAAAATAGTTTAAAGCTTGCCCACTATAAACCCAATATAAACCTGAGGCCGAGGCCTGAATCTCAATTAACCAGTGCTTTCAATTCCTGTAGCAGTCATCTTGGACATCCCAAGTCCTCCACTTTATTTTATTGAAAAGAAAGTGATAATCTAATACCAAAACCAATCTACTTTGCAAGCGCATTTTGGATAGATTCGTACACGTCTGCCTCAATGCGTGCCTCCAACTTGTCAGCCTCTGATCCAGAACCCGAAGCAGTCTTCAAAGCCTCTTGCAAGTTGGAACGGACAGCCTTATAAATTTCATTAATGATTAGACACGAAAATGGCTACCAAAATGACATAAGGCATACCTCAAGAGAGAAGTCCTCGAGAGGAGCACCCTCAACGACGTTAATCGTGAGCTTGTTGTTGGGGTGAACGGTAGCGAAGCCAGCGGAGACTATGGGTAACACATAAAAGGATGAGCTGAAAGAAATAACGTGCATCGTACCGAAAAATTTCTGAGTTCCTGACGATTCGATGACTTCAACAACACCAGGTCGGAGGGCCTCAATGGAGGGTACGTGGTTCGACAGAATTCCCATATCACCAGACTCCGCTGGGATATTTACTTGCACGACATCTTGCGAGTTAAAGACAGTCTAGAGTTGAAATTGATGAATAGAGTATTCAAGTGACCCGTTCATCAACCTTTCAGACCTTGTGGGGAAGCGTTAGGGAAAGGTTCAGCTTGTCGCTAACATCGGCATATCCGCGGCGGGTCAGAGAGAAAGAGGTGGCCCGTCGAGCAGCAGAGGAGAGAAGTCGTAGGGAGGACATTTTGGATGATGACAACGTCGTTCCGTGCGTTTACGGATGCACTGGCTCGGCAAAATCCGGGCGCTTGCTCACACGGGCCGGTATCTCCCAGAATGTGAACGAGATTACAAAAACCGGAAGCGTAGAAGTGTCCGTTAAATATGTATCTCTGACCCATATATACATCTACATCGTTACTTATATAATTTAAAATCCAATTGACCCGCGATCTGTATTCCCACCTTCATAGTCAACAGGAAGCAAGTCTGTCGCCTTACGCACTCCGCGTTCACTGTACCAGCTTGTGTGAGGTTCATCagtcaaagagaaaaaagcaCATACATTTCATCAACAGCTTTAAGCAGGtcatagtttatttcttgtGACACCACAGAGTCTTTCTTGTAATCGGGATGAGACTTTACAAAGTTTCTTATCCAAGTTGCGGGTGTCAGAAGAGTTCCTGCATCATGAAACGGTTGTGGGAAAATATGTAAAAGGGTGTAGCATGAGGCATACCATCCGAGCGTCGCCGAACAAGGTCCAAATATCTGCGTATTTTAACCATGTCTCCAAGCTCGATGTCCAAAGTATCCAGATATGCGTTTATCAAAGGTAACAAACCCGGGAAATCAACGCCCTAGAATGGTAACCTTTGTTAATTTACGCAAACAGAATCGTGTTTGAAAAATTACTTTTCCGTTCATGATCTCATTCATTGTCATTTCTTCGTATTCTTCTTCTACTGGGAACCGGTGAGTGAAACCATTCTCTGGTTGAGGCCTAGGTGGGAAGCaatttttcatctttttctctttcttcttagGCATTCCGTCTATGGGGCTGCTCCCacccgacgacgacgctgtACTCGAGGTTGAGCTTGTGTTAGTGTAGATGTCCTttctgaaaaaaaatttatttgaTACAGAGGCATCTCGCAGTTGTGCCCTCCTCATGTTTTCGTCGACCTGTTCAGGATATTGTTTATTCCTACTGCCTGTTTTATCTCTCAAATACGACTCACCTTGGATATCGGAATGTAAAGATTGAGGTTGAACGCAAGTATAGCGCGAGACAGAAGAACCACAAACACAGCGAAAGCTGCGTTCTCAAAATCTGTCATCTGGACTTCCATGCTTCTAAACTCAACTCTCCAGCCTATGGGCGAGTTTGGAGGCGGTGGCTTAAAGCGAAGGGTTTGCCAATTTGTTGATTGAATATTCTGGAAATTGTGTTACAActttatttcattttaaAGTAGAACAATAACTTGCCTCAAAGTGGTCGCTGCTAGATGTATCGTCCTGATCGATAGTCTCGGAAAAGATTACCAAAGGGTCACGAATAAACAGATGGGATATATGCCTCGATAATAGATCGTCCAGACCTTTTTCGATAAAGCTGAAGTTTTTGAGTGATAATTCATAAGGACAACAACACATACCATGTCTGCGCAGACGATCGTAAATGATTTCATCATATGGCAACGGATTGTCGTTGTATTCTGGCCGATTGATCCAGTCATCAGAGATATAAAGATCGACACTGTCGTAACGCGACTTCGGAATAACAaatttgttttctttgagaGGCTAAATAGATCGTCAGGAGGATTAGAGGACTGAGAGTCAGTGCACAAGAGATCGACCTACTTTCAGCCCTCGCTCTTCCTCCGTTCGATCATCTACACTTCCCGCAATGACATTCCAACGACAATCGACGTCGGCAAGATAACCGCGCCATATAGGGCTTGCAGCTGTCAGCGCTAACTGGGCTTGATATCTAAGTCGATGTAGGAACGAGAACAAACTGTACACTCCTTACCAAGATAGGACCAATAGGTATAAGCCCGTCATACATTCTACGCGCATCACCCAAATTACATGCCTGGAATGTCAATTGAAGGCAAGAGCATCCCATCCCAAAACCCATGGCATCCAGATAGATATGATCTGGTTTAGCAGCTCCGAGTTTGGCCTCTATAGTAAAATTTAAAAAAAGTTAAAAGTATGAACGACAAGCAGAACAAAAATATACCTGAATCTTCTGGGTATATGTCTCTGTCCCATGGAATTGAGGGGTCAATAAAAGGGCGAGGCGTCTTTTCATCTACGTATATAGGAAGATTAATCGCGACCTTGGACCCCCTTCTGCGCCTAATGTTGGCCGTGAGAGTCCTGATTATGATGGGTCAGCATATGAGCCACTATCTTGAAATTACACTGACGGGAAACGTGCGTGTGGATTTGTGATCTCTTCTGGTAAGAATAGACTATGACTTGAAACCGCATCGGAAGGACTAAAATAGGGTTCAGTGAATTGGCCCGGGACGCCAAGTCGAGGAAAGGAGGTGAATGTAACCGGGATTTCATTGGGGTTCAGATGTCTACGTGCCAAATTACGCCTGACCAAGGATATAAGAATGATTCTGAATATCACTTAATATAGTTCTTGCCTGTAGCGCATGTTGCTTTCCACCGAAAGCAAATCAGGGATAGAGCCAGTGTAGGGGGAACCCGGTGTGGATTCCAGCATGAATCGACCATACTCTGGATGGAACTTGGGTATAGAGATGCTGAGAACAGGCTGTTGAGATGTGATCATCGATTTTGCGTTGTACTCACTTATCTGGGCAGTCAGCACCTATGTCATCAACAATTGCGCTCAATTTCGCGAGGATCTCGGTTTGTCTCAGAGACAATTTCGCATTCTTTTCCTTATCGTCGAAGGAAACAACCATGTATTCAACCTAGCAAGGGCGTAAAGAGTCATGGAGTGCTCGGAGTTTAAAAGAAGACGCACCTCATCTCCCCACAGTAGTTCGTCTCCCTGCCTGTCTTTGAATCGGTCCCAAATGTGCAAAAATTGTGTTATTCCGTGATTTCGTACATGGTCCGCGTATTTTTTGGCTTCCTCCCAGACCAGTGGTGTTCCAAGATATAGTAACCCCATGATGGAGCAGGCTTGTAGACTTTGAAGCTTTGGAAATTTATTGGAAATTTGTCGAGATGGGGTCGGTTTAGGATGTATAAGAGAGACCGAGATAGAGCATCAGGAGGGGAGAACTACTATAGGAGTCCCAGGACTTGAAAGAACTTTCTTAAATAAAAACCCGTCTTTGTAAGGACGGCCGCGATTGCTAATATTTAGAGCGAACTTCCATGCGGAAGATACAAACCACTCGGGCCGAATTTATTCGTCTATTTTCTAAACGATGAAATGGTATTCGCTCACGGGTATAGGAACAGCTTCGTCAGCCCACGGGAAAAAGGAGACACAGAGAAATAGATTGAATGGATCCAGGTGAAGATTCAGGTCTGAGGACCGTAGGGCCATCCAAAACACAATATAACTAAAGAATTACGACATGATCTCGTCACTTCATTAGACATATCAGTCACAACAGCAAGCAATATCTAATCATCTTTGAACGACAAGGCACCTGTGCCTCTATACCACTACAGTCAGTGTGCGCGTCCTTTCCTATTACGCCACATAACCACGAGGGCGAAGGACGAGAATAAATTGCTGATACATCAGACAGTCATGAGATCAACCGTTAGCGCCATTGGTTGCCCATTTAAGGCAGATTTTAAGGGCCAGGAGAACATGTCGAAGCGATCGCGTCCACGCTTCCTCTTGGTTAAACTGGAGCTTAACAGAAACATCGCCTATCTTATCCTTTGATATCCTTTCCGCAAATTCAGGGTTGATGCCTTCTAAGATTAGAGCTGGAATAACTCACTGATGAGGGAAGTCGACAGTAGAGTCCTGCGACTTAACATGATCCATCAAATGCTTCAAACAGTCAAGAAAAGCCACCATTGCTATATCGAACCGGCGGTTATGCAGCAGCCTTCCGAAGTGCAGATCCCCAGATCCGTATAGCTCATAGTTGGCCTTGTCCCCTGTTGTTTTTTCAATCCTGGAAAAAGATCCCATCGGAACTAAACGGTAACTGTAAAAAAGATGTTAATAAAAAGCAATGTCGACGACTTTCAACGAACTTTTCGAAGGTGTAGTCAAGCTTGCGGGCAATGGTGTAAAGGAGAAGCAGTGTTTGGCCCCAAGCAGCGTTGATCTCCGCCCATTCAACCTAAGAATGTGGTTATAACGTAAACCAGCTAGCGAAAAAGTAGGGGCATACTGGTATCCCAGGAACTCGTCCGAGACGAAGACCGTTGATCGTTCCAAATACTCCGTCATGACCAATGCAAAACGCGTCGTTGTAAACATTAGTTCTCTCAAGTTTCTCCAGTGTGGCAACTCCAGAAACATATGCTGCTCGCAAAGCCGCTAGCTGTGAAGCTTGATGTTCTAAACCTAAGGTGTGGTCGTTGTATGATTGCCAAAATCTGATCGAGGTTAGCAGGTCAAGTCAGAAGAAAACTGCTATACTCActcagcttcttcaagttcaaggGCCTTCTCGCTTGTCTCTAGCTGTTGCAATTCAAAATCCAATtgttccctttccctttcagcTTCTTTCAATTGCTCAATGGCGATGGCTTCCTCCTGTTTCAGCCTTTCTATCCTCCGTTCGGTCTCCTCCTTTGAGAAAGGAGTCTGAgcttccttctctttttctttgcgaACCTCCTTCTCGAAGGCAATATAACCgtctctctccttctttgTTTCATCCAACTTCCGCTGCAGGTTTGTCAAAAGGATTTGGGTACACTCTGCGCAAAGAGGGTGATCAATGTCAGTTCGCGTAGATAATAGGTTGAATAAACGAGCGGTCGAGCGTAGGTGATGCGATAAGGGTGATGGATCGGCATGGTCCTGTTCCTGTGTTCGAGATTGCGGTTCGTTTCTCGCGACTGTTTTTGTAGGGGTGGACTTGGGTTTAATAGTTGTGCTTCTCCTGGTTCGTGTTGGCGATGGGATTGGTGAGGGAATGTTCCGAATAATGCTGTCTTGCAGTAGGACGAACGATTCATTTGGAAGAGGGGTACTACGTTGCGCTTGTTTCCCTTGAGCACGAGAAGATAGGTTACTCCCGAAGGATTTACTAGATGATTTAGCATGGTGCCACGCTGCTTTTGATGGCGATCCTTGTCCCGTGTCAGATTGTTCTAGGACTTTGTTGGATGTCGATATCGGTGTCGAGGAAGAAGGCAAAGAAGCGACAATCATATCATACGCTGACGGTGCCAGGTCTATGAGTGAGCCGTCTATCTAGCCAGGACATTTCATCAAAGGCTGCACCAGAAATCCAACATTGTATAGTTGTCTACCTGAAGGGGTTCTTTACATTGTTGACACACAGGTCCAAAACTCATAGCTTTGAAAGTAACGTCAGAGAGTTATATAGCAGTGATCGATGAATCAAGAGTGTATTGGGGTGCAATGAAGTGAAATGTAAGAGTTACAAAGCCCTCACGGAGACTGAAGTCACTCGCGTTATGGCATATGCCGTACAGTCTATTATTTGCGTTTGCTTGTACACACCACAAGTCTGCAATGACCTTTGCCTTGTATCCTTGCTTTTCTCGTTCAGCGACCGTACTTGGACCGTATTATGTTGACCAATCCCTTGTTATACCTTTTCAGAGCTTCCTATTTGATCGTTTCATTGTGTCCGACACGTCACCTCTAGATTTTGATAGAAATCGGGCATTGTTG from Psilocybe cubensis strain MGC-MH-2018 chromosome 2, whole genome shotgun sequence encodes the following:
- a CDS encoding ATP synthase subunit delta, mitochondrial, giving the protein MSSLRLLSSAARRATSFSLTRRGYADVSDKLNLSLTLPHKTVFNSQDVVQVNIPAESGDMGILSNHVPSIEALRPGVVEVIESSGTQKFFVSAGFATVHPNNKLTINVVEGAPLEDFSLEAVRSNLQEALKTASGSGSEADKLEARIEADVYESIQNALAK
- a CDS encoding Glutamate--cysteine ligase, whose amino-acid sequence is MGLLYLGTPLVWEEAKKYADHVRNHGITQFLHIWDRFKDRQGDELLWGDEVEYMVVSFDDKEKNAKLSLRQTEILAKLSAIVDDIGADCPDNISIPKFHPEYGRFMLESTPGSPYTGSIPDLLSVESNMRYRRNLARRHLNPNEIPVTFTSFPRLGVPGQFTEPYFSPSDAVSSHSLFLPEEITNPHARFPTLTANIRRRRGSKVAINLPIYVDEKTPRPFIDPSIPWDRDIYPEDSEAKLGAAKPDHIYLDAMGFGMGCSCLQLTFQACNLGDARRMYDGLIPIGPILLALTAASPIWRGYLADVDCRWNVIAGSVDDRTEEERGLKPLKENKFVIPKSRYDSVDLYISDDWINRPEYNDNPLPYDEIIYDRLRRHGLDDLLSRHISHLFIRDPLVIFSETIDQDDTSSSDHFENIQSTNWQTLRFKPPPPNSPIGWRVEFRSMEVQMTDFENAAFAVFVVLLSRAILAFNLNLYIPISKVDENMRRAQLRDASVSNKFFFRKDIYTNTSSTSSTASSSGGSSPIDGMPKKKEKKMKNCFPPRPQPENGFTHRFPVEEEYEEMTMNEIMNGKGVDFPGLLPLINAYLDTLDIELGDMVKIRRYLDLVRRRSDGTLLTPATWIRNFVKSHPDYKKDSVVSQEINYDLLKAVDEIERGVRKATDLLPVDYEGGNTDRGSIGF
- a CDS encoding Vacuolar protein sorting-associated protein 30, whose amino-acid sequence is MSFGPVCQQCKEPLQIDGSLIDLAPSAYDMIVASLPSSSTPISTSNKVLEQSDTGQGSPSKAAWHHAKSSSKSFGSNLSSRAQGKQAQRSTPLPNESFVLLQDSIIRNIPSPIPSPTRTRRSTTIKPKSTPTKTVARNEPQSRTQEQDHADPSPLSHHLRSTARLFNLLSTRTDIDHPLCAECTQILLTNLQRKLDETKKERDGYIAFEKEVRKEKEKEAQTPFSKEETERRIERLKQEEAIAIEQLKEAEREREQLDFELQQLETSEKALELEEAEFWQSYNDHTLGLEHQASQLAALRAAYVSGVATLEKLERTNVYNDAFCIGHDGVFGTINGLRLGRVPGIPVEWAEINAAWGQTLLLLYTIARKLDYTFENYRLVPMGSFSRIEKTTGDKANYELYGSGDLHFGRLLHNRRFDIAMVAFLDCLKHLMDHVKSQDSTVDFPHQISKDKIGDVSVKLQFNQEEAWTRSLRHVLLALKICLKWATNGANG